Proteins encoded within one genomic window of Pseudomonas cannabina:
- a CDS encoding ATP-binding protein: protein MVWGLLALFFAPSVNAAQSLPFTLTAPFVASDDLVIEPQDRQWLDQHKVIRVGIAIADYEPIDITSDRNRYQGISADYLGLVSDQLNIPMQVTGFAKREEAIEALRAGKLDLLTSANGFERGVKGLAFSSEYMPDRSVVVGRGNDLSPSASLAGKKVVLLDGYADSEVVHRTYPDSEIVIAPNLYSALEALNHGEVDVFIGNEVIVRSYTALRPYLGLQIKFESRLPPVGFAFAVRQDEQRLLALIDRALDGIAPSVGREVLGRWTLGLGADVEGQRIRLTGVERLWLLKHPSVIVSTTQHPPYIYKDQNGHWVGLNVDVLARISRMTGLQFIHREVPSTQQSIEVLRAGQADMNTTLAENAERRRFLDFTYSFGGNSWVFVVRSDDSAQLSLDSLAGKVLALPARHALEDLIRLEHPLIQLRSVDTYDQGRALVESGVADATIQNEAGAYLYPSGQLKVARSVDGKWSPDRFSVIKTQPELLGILNKALEEFPVAELRSIRLKWLGSTLPQPSLWGRIPQWVFWVVALALLTGLVSLAWSSRLKVQILQRRKAERLLNDQLAFKRALLDGIPNPIYVRDLKGRMISCNSAYEQSLGISFEQMNGRRLTDVDLIPRQLAEQMHADYLTLLERHQPAFSDRTIQLSGKRMEVWQWTVPFFGADGQLQGLLGGWVDITERKLLEQQLVAARHQADQASQAKSAFLASMSHEIRTPMGAIIGLLELECAQAARQGHTPSEGLQVAHRSARELVALIGESLDLARIEAGGLQLSLAATSLRELAEEVIQLFSAQAQEKGLELRLDVSEQVEGDYWLDPLRLRQVLHNLLGNALKFTRQGGVVLRVEGADEPIDASRVRISVEDSGAGIEPERQQQIFQPFTQASDDTAARYGGSGLGLSITRQLVELMQGDIRLHSEPGKGTRITLDLPLARVSEPLLAVDEPPQPALDTRSLHLLVVDDMSANRLVLSRQLEFLGHRVVSADGGEEALAIWREAKFDAVITDCNMPGISGYALTEAIRQIEAKELRQRCPVIGCTANAMTDEAARCEQSGMDGLLIKPLSLARLAQELADVVREQTFDMGALHRMTRASPEQMQRLLSELWKNLLHEHSLLEPAVAALDWSTLSASLHRLKGAASLVDAMPLASACAALDRHVRQKYEAGVPECWSALEKTITCLRADIEAQLLEVPDVAVTKS, encoded by the coding sequence ATGGTATGGGGGCTGCTGGCTCTGTTTTTCGCTCCCTCCGTCAATGCCGCGCAAAGTTTACCGTTTACCCTGACCGCGCCTTTCGTGGCGTCTGACGACCTCGTCATCGAGCCGCAGGACCGGCAATGGCTCGATCAGCACAAGGTCATTCGGGTCGGTATTGCCATCGCTGATTACGAACCGATCGACATCACCAGCGACCGCAACCGTTATCAAGGTATCAGCGCCGATTACCTGGGGCTGGTCAGTGACCAGCTGAATATCCCGATGCAGGTCACCGGGTTTGCCAAACGTGAAGAGGCCATCGAGGCGTTGCGTGCGGGCAAGCTTGATCTGCTGACCAGTGCCAACGGCTTTGAGCGAGGCGTGAAGGGGCTGGCGTTCTCCTCGGAGTACATGCCTGACCGTTCGGTGGTGGTCGGCCGTGGCAACGATCTCAGTCCGTCGGCAAGCCTGGCCGGCAAGAAAGTGGTCCTGCTGGACGGTTATGCCGATTCGGAGGTTGTTCACCGCACGTACCCGGACAGCGAGATCGTCATTGCGCCGAACCTTTACAGCGCCCTTGAGGCCTTGAACCATGGCGAAGTGGACGTCTTTATCGGTAACGAAGTGATCGTTCGGTCGTACACGGCCCTGCGGCCTTATCTGGGGTTGCAGATCAAGTTCGAAAGCCGTTTGCCGCCCGTAGGATTTGCGTTTGCAGTACGCCAGGACGAGCAGCGCCTGCTTGCGTTGATCGACCGTGCGCTGGACGGCATCGCGCCATCGGTCGGCCGTGAAGTGCTGGGCCGCTGGACGCTGGGGCTGGGTGCAGATGTCGAGGGGCAACGGATTCGCCTGACCGGCGTGGAGCGGCTCTGGTTGCTCAAACATCCCAGCGTGATCGTTTCCACCACGCAGCATCCGCCGTACATCTACAAGGACCAGAACGGTCATTGGGTGGGCCTCAATGTTGATGTGCTGGCGCGTATCTCGCGCATGACCGGCTTGCAGTTCATCCATCGGGAAGTGCCTTCCACGCAGCAGAGCATCGAAGTGCTTCGCGCGGGTCAGGCGGACATGAATACCACGCTGGCGGAAAATGCAGAGCGTCGACGGTTTCTGGACTTTACCTATTCGTTCGGCGGCAACAGTTGGGTGTTCGTGGTGCGCTCTGACGACTCGGCGCAGCTCTCCCTCGACAGCCTGGCCGGTAAGGTCCTGGCGCTGCCCGCCCGGCATGCGCTCGAAGACCTGATCAGGCTCGAGCACCCATTGATTCAACTGCGCTCGGTGGACACCTATGATCAAGGGCGTGCATTGGTCGAAAGCGGCGTTGCCGATGCGACCATTCAGAATGAGGCAGGCGCCTACCTGTATCCGTCGGGACAGTTGAAAGTGGCGCGCAGTGTCGATGGCAAGTGGTCACCGGACCGTTTTTCGGTGATCAAGACCCAGCCCGAGCTGCTGGGTATTCTCAACAAGGCGCTGGAAGAGTTTCCGGTCGCCGAGTTGCGCTCGATCCGCTTGAAATGGCTGGGCTCGACGCTGCCCCAACCCTCGCTCTGGGGGCGAATTCCGCAGTGGGTGTTCTGGGTCGTGGCGCTGGCGTTGCTGACCGGGCTGGTGTCGCTGGCCTGGAGTAGCCGCCTCAAGGTGCAGATTCTTCAGCGGCGCAAGGCAGAACGGCTGCTCAACGATCAACTGGCTTTCAAACGCGCGCTGCTCGATGGCATCCCCAACCCTATCTACGTGCGAGATCTCAAGGGCCGAATGATTTCCTGCAACAGTGCCTACGAGCAGAGTCTGGGCATCAGTTTCGAACAGATGAACGGCCGACGCCTGACGGATGTCGATCTCATCCCGCGTCAACTGGCCGAGCAGATGCATGCCGATTACCTCACGTTGCTGGAACGTCACCAGCCGGCCTTTAGCGATCGCACGATTCAATTGTCCGGCAAGCGCATGGAGGTCTGGCAGTGGACGGTTCCGTTCTTCGGTGCCGATGGGCAATTGCAGGGCTTGCTGGGCGGCTGGGTCGACATCACCGAGCGCAAGCTGCTGGAACAGCAACTCGTGGCCGCCCGGCATCAGGCCGATCAGGCCAGTCAGGCAAAAAGCGCTTTTCTGGCCAGCATGAGCCACGAAATCCGCACGCCGATGGGGGCGATCATCGGGCTGCTGGAACTGGAATGCGCGCAGGCGGCGCGCCAGGGCCATACGCCTTCCGAAGGCTTGCAGGTGGCGCACCGCTCGGCCCGCGAGCTGGTTGCGCTGATCGGTGAAAGCCTTGATCTGGCCAGAATCGAAGCGGGCGGCTTGCAATTGTCACTGGCTGCGACGTCACTTCGCGAGCTTGCCGAGGAGGTTATTCAGCTGTTCTCGGCTCAGGCGCAGGAAAAGGGCCTGGAGCTGCGTCTGGATGTTAGCGAACAGGTGGAAGGCGACTACTGGCTGGACCCGCTGAGGTTGCGTCAGGTTCTGCATAACCTGCTCGGCAACGCCTTGAAGTTCACCCGCCAGGGAGGGGTCGTCCTCAGAGTGGAGGGCGCTGATGAGCCCATCGATGCATCGCGTGTGCGGATCAGCGTCGAAGACAGCGGGGCAGGCATCGAGCCGGAGCGTCAGCAACAGATATTTCAACCCTTCACCCAGGCCAGCGACGACACGGCCGCGCGCTATGGCGGCAGCGGGCTTGGGCTCAGTATCACGCGGCAACTGGTCGAACTGATGCAGGGAGACATCAGACTGCACAGCGAGCCGGGCAAGGGCACGCGGATCACCCTCGACCTGCCGTTGGCCAGGGTCAGCGAGCCGCTGTTGGCTGTCGATGAACCCCCGCAGCCGGCACTCGACACGCGCAGTCTGCACCTGCTGGTGGTCGATGACATGTCGGCCAATCGGTTGGTATTGAGCCGGCAACTCGAGTTTCTGGGCCATCGGGTCGTGTCTGCGGACGGTGGTGAGGAAGCACTGGCGATCTGGCGCGAGGCGAAGTTCGATGCGGTCATTACCGATTGCAACATGCCTGGCATCAGCGGCTATGCGTTGACCGAGGCGATACGCCAGATCGAGGCGAAAGAGCTGCGTCAGCGTTGCCCGGTGATTGGCTGTACCGCCAACGCCATGACTGACGAGGCTGCGCGCTGCGAGCAGTCAGGCATGGACGGACTGCTGATCAAGCCGCTGTCGCTGGCGCGTCTGGCACAGGAACTGGCGGACGTGGTGCGCGAGCAGACGTTCGACATGGGCGCGCTGCACCGTATGACCCGTGCCAGCCCCGAGCAGATGCAGCGATTGCTGAGCGAACTGTGGAAAAACCTGTTGCATGAGCATTCACTGCTTGAGCCCGCGGTGGCGGCGCTGGACTGGAGCACCCTGAGCGCGTCGCTGCATCGTCTCAAGGGCGCGGCCAGTCTGGTTGACGCCATGCCACTGGCCAGTGCCTGTGCTGCGCTTGACCGGCATGTCAGGCAAAAATACGAGGCAGGCGTGCCGGAGTGCTGGTCAGCGCTTGAAAAAACGATCACCTGCCTGCGCGCTGACATCGAGGCGCAGTTGCTTGAAGTGCCCGATGTCGCGGTAACAAAGAGTTGA
- a CDS encoding EAL domain-containing response regulator, protein MTVHSLKVLILEDHPFQLMALHQMLNANQVFDVLAAESVAVAKQPLESRGPVDIAICDLQMDGPDGLEMIRFLAENAQAKALIILSSSATCVLEGVAQLALARGLHVLGYLQKPASAAALCELLETYSPGESDTALQSSGHHLFSALSASELFQPTGSRPADIASVAEQWVAHFQPKVSLRGEVLGVEALVRWQHPLHGLLAPGRFIATIEAQGLTVPLTWRVLDQALQLSAQVLREQGEALSVAVNIDPQVLQQADFFEQITQALARYGVPAHALTLEVLEQDAARPETWQLEGLLRLCMQGCKLSIDDFGMGASNVDRLLQLPFSELKIPTEFVRGMAEDARKSAVVAGAMLMAQRLSMSVVVEGVETADDFRCLLALGDPAIQGYFIARPMAAADLLHWIAERDDSCLQDVLAEARAQDRLFPENQ, encoded by the coding sequence ATGACAGTGCATTCACTCAAGGTTCTGATTCTCGAAGACCATCCCTTTCAGTTGATGGCGCTGCACCAGATGCTCAATGCCAATCAGGTGTTCGACGTGCTGGCGGCAGAAAGCGTGGCGGTGGCGAAACAGCCGTTGGAAAGCCGGGGGCCGGTCGATATTGCCATCTGCGATTTGCAGATGGACGGCCCGGATGGCCTCGAAATGATTCGTTTCCTGGCTGAAAACGCGCAGGCGAAAGCGCTGATCATTCTCAGCAGTTCCGCCACCTGTGTGCTGGAGGGCGTCGCGCAATTGGCGCTTGCTCGGGGGCTGCACGTGTTGGGGTATTTGCAGAAACCTGCGTCGGCCGCGGCGTTGTGCGAGCTGCTTGAGACTTACAGCCCCGGTGAATCCGATACGGCGCTGCAGTCCTCGGGGCATCATCTGTTCAGCGCGCTGTCGGCCTCGGAGCTTTTTCAGCCGACAGGCAGCAGGCCTGCCGATATCGCGTCAGTGGCCGAGCAGTGGGTGGCGCACTTTCAGCCCAAGGTCAGCCTGCGTGGCGAGGTGCTGGGAGTCGAGGCGCTGGTTCGCTGGCAACACCCGTTGCATGGTCTCCTGGCCCCCGGTCGCTTCATCGCGACCATTGAAGCGCAAGGCTTGACGGTCCCGCTGACCTGGCGTGTGCTTGACCAGGCATTGCAGTTATCTGCGCAGGTCCTGCGCGAGCAAGGCGAGGCGCTTTCGGTCGCGGTCAATATCGACCCGCAGGTGCTTCAACAGGCAGATTTTTTCGAACAGATCACGCAAGCGCTGGCGCGTTATGGCGTACCGGCACATGCGCTGACGCTGGAAGTGCTCGAGCAGGATGCCGCCCGGCCTGAAACCTGGCAACTGGAGGGGCTTCTGCGGCTGTGCATGCAGGGCTGCAAGTTGTCGATCGATGACTTCGGCATGGGCGCATCGAATGTCGACCGACTGCTGCAGCTCCCTTTCAGCGAACTGAAAATACCCACCGAGTTTGTGCGTGGCATGGCCGAGGATGCGCGCAAGTCGGCGGTGGTGGCCGGCGCGATGCTGATGGCACAACGGTTGTCCATGTCGGTGGTGGTTGAAGGTGTGGAAACCGCCGACGACTTTCGTTGCCTGCTGGCGTTGGGTGATCCTGCCATTCAGGGCTATTTCATTGCCCGGCCAATGGCCGCAGCAGACCTGTTGCACTGGATTGCAGAGCGGGACGACAGCTGCTTGCAAGACGTGTTGGCCGAGGCGAGGGCTCAGGACCGCTTGTTTCCTGAAAACCAATAA
- a CDS encoding DUF3509 domain-containing protein encodes MENVSLLLSEALAPYQASIGPAGSRGERLVTLKDTTGARVIERTFCADQLNDKRQLTDVVDGLRRDLMVAEGRIEPCVIAAMRNAAISRAFVSAPAFS; translated from the coding sequence ATGGAAAATGTCAGCTTACTGCTAAGCGAAGCGCTGGCTCCTTATCAGGCCAGTATTGGCCCGGCGGGGTCCCGAGGCGAGCGTCTGGTTACCCTGAAAGACACTACCGGTGCCCGTGTGATCGAGCGTACGTTCTGCGCCGATCAATTGAACGACAAGCGTCAGCTCACAGACGTTGTCGATGGCCTGCGACGTGATTTGATGGTGGCAGAAGGGCGAATAGAGCCTTGTGTCATTGCTGCGATGCGTAACGCCGCGATCAGTCGCGCGTTCGTGAGTGCTCCTGCTTTTTCCTGA
- a CDS encoding TIGR02285 family protein — MLASSLVAMSCFSEARETLTWLLRDIPPSTIFSGNLRGQGAIDQLMPLLTARMPEYNHVLVRVNRARGLQMLNDSTELSCDPTMLWTAERAKTILFSIPIVAILSSGLVVRKEDLAKFSAFIDDGKIDFAALMASHTIKLGVVAERSYGVLIDEILKTVDEGSLVEHYGNDAVGSLLQMERLGRLQAFIGFWPEARYQAMQQGIAPEELSFLPIKGNPTYQFIYISCSKSPAGEQAIAKIDQEMRVLRVDSLMGFYAQWLDPSQRAGYLEEVRALFQKD; from the coding sequence CTGCTCGCCTCGTCGCTGGTCGCCATGTCCTGTTTCAGCGAAGCCAGAGAAACGCTGACCTGGCTGCTGCGCGACATACCGCCTTCGACGATCTTCTCGGGAAACCTGCGCGGGCAAGGCGCAATCGATCAGTTGATGCCGCTGCTGACGGCGCGCATGCCTGAATACAATCACGTGCTGGTGCGGGTCAATCGTGCCAGAGGGCTGCAAATGCTCAACGACAGCACGGAACTCAGTTGTGACCCGACCATGTTGTGGACTGCAGAACGCGCCAAAACCATCCTGTTCTCCATCCCTATCGTTGCCATACTGAGCAGCGGTCTGGTCGTGCGCAAGGAAGATCTGGCCAAATTTTCCGCCTTTATCGACGATGGAAAAATCGACTTCGCGGCGCTGATGGCCAGCCACACCATCAAACTCGGTGTGGTTGCCGAACGCAGCTACGGCGTGCTGATCGATGAGATTCTGAAAACTGTGGACGAAGGTTCGCTCGTAGAGCATTACGGCAACGACGCCGTTGGCAGCCTGCTGCAGATGGAGCGTCTGGGACGCTTGCAAGCCTTCATTGGCTTCTGGCCCGAAGCTCGTTATCAGGCGATGCAGCAAGGTATTGCCCCCGAAGAATTGAGCTTTCTGCCCATCAAAGGCAACCCTACGTACCAATTCATCTACATCAGTTGCAGCAAATCCCCGGCAGGCGAGCAGGCCATCGCGAAGATCGATCAGGAAATGCGTGTGCTGCGGGTCGACAGTCTGATGGGCTTTTACGCGCAATGGCTTGACCCGTCACAGCGAGCGGGCTATCTGGAAGAAGTCAGGGCGTTGTTCCAGAAGGACTGA
- a CDS encoding YaeQ family protein yields MAQPSTTYKFELNLTDLDRGVYESVKQTIARHPSETEERMTVRLLAYAFWYNEQLAFGRGLSDVDEPALWEKSLDDRVLHWIEVGQPDADRLTWCSRRTERTSLLAYGSLRVWEGKVIPAIKNLKNVNIAAVPQEILEVLAKDMPRVIKWDVMISEGTIFVTDDRGQHEVQLQWLAGERG; encoded by the coding sequence ATGGCCCAGCCGTCCACGACCTACAAATTCGAACTCAACCTCACCGACCTCGATCGCGGGGTTTACGAGAGCGTCAAGCAGACCATCGCCCGGCATCCGTCCGAAACCGAAGAGCGCATGACCGTGCGTCTGCTGGCCTATGCCTTCTGGTACAACGAGCAGCTGGCGTTCGGCCGCGGTCTGTCTGATGTAGACGAGCCGGCGCTGTGGGAAAAAAGTCTGGATGATCGTGTGCTGCACTGGATCGAAGTCGGTCAGCCGGACGCGGATCGTCTGACCTGGTGCTCGCGGCGTACCGAGCGCACCAGTCTGCTCGCCTACGGCAGCTTGCGCGTCTGGGAAGGCAAAGTCATCCCGGCGATCAAGAATCTGAAAAACGTCAATATTGCTGCGGTGCCGCAGGAAATACTGGAAGTGCTGGCCAAAGACATGCCGCGCGTCATCAAATGGGACGTGATGATCAGCGAAGGCACAATCTTCGTCACCGACGACCGCGGCCAGCACGAAGTGCAGTTGCAGTGGCTGGCGGGTGAACGTGGCTGA
- the recJ gene encoding single-stranded-DNA-specific exonuclease RecJ has translation MRIEPRPLPDTLPFLGDLPPLLTRLYAARGVASEAELDKSLARLIPYQQLKGIDAAVELLVTALREDQRMLIVGDFDADGATASTVGVLGLRLMGASHVDYLVPNRFEYGYGLTPEIVEVALQREPQLLITVDNGISSVEGVAAAKAAGLQVLVTDHHLPGSELPAADAIVNPNQPGCSFPSKSLAGVGVIFYVLMALRARLREVGWFDNNQRVQPNLGELLDLVALGSVADVVPLDANNRILVHQGLMRIRASRARPGLRAILEVARREPARITSTDLGFILGPRLNAAGRLDDMSLGIECLLCDDPVLAREMAVQLDELNQDRKSIEQGMQREALAQLKDLPLESMPFGLCLFDAEWHQGVIGILASRLKERYHRPTIAFASAGEGVLKGSARSVPGFHIRDALDAVAARHPQMISKFGGHAMAAGLSLPEENYPAFADAFDLEVRRQLDEQDLTGRLLSDGSLAVEEFHLELARALRNAGPWGQHFPEPLFHGVFQLVEQRVVGERHLKMVLKTECGSVKLDGIAFSVDRDVWPNPNIRWVELAYKLDLNEFRGNETVQLMVVHLAPR, from the coding sequence ATGCGCATTGAACCCCGTCCGTTGCCTGACACCCTGCCTTTCCTCGGCGACCTGCCGCCCTTGCTCACTCGCCTGTACGCAGCCAGGGGCGTGGCCAGTGAGGCTGAACTGGACAAGAGTCTGGCGCGCCTGATCCCGTATCAGCAGCTCAAGGGTATCGATGCTGCTGTGGAGCTGCTGGTAACGGCTTTGCGTGAAGATCAGCGCATGCTGATCGTCGGTGACTTCGATGCCGACGGCGCGACCGCCAGCACGGTCGGCGTCCTGGGCCTTCGCCTGATGGGCGCGTCGCATGTCGATTATCTGGTGCCCAATCGCTTCGAGTACGGCTACGGTCTGACCCCGGAAATCGTCGAAGTGGCGTTGCAACGCGAACCGCAGTTGCTGATCACCGTGGACAACGGCATTTCCAGCGTCGAGGGCGTGGCAGCGGCCAAGGCGGCGGGCCTGCAAGTGCTGGTGACCGACCACCACTTGCCCGGTTCAGAGCTTCCAGCGGCGGATGCCATCGTCAACCCCAACCAGCCCGGTTGCAGCTTTCCGAGCAAATCGCTGGCCGGTGTCGGGGTGATCTTTTACGTGCTGATGGCCTTGCGTGCCCGGCTGCGCGAAGTCGGCTGGTTCGACAATAATCAGCGCGTTCAGCCCAATCTGGGCGAGCTGCTGGATCTGGTTGCGCTGGGCAGCGTGGCGGATGTTGTGCCGCTGGACGCCAACAATCGCATTCTGGTGCATCAGGGCCTGATGCGTATTCGCGCCAGTCGGGCCCGGCCGGGCTTGCGTGCGATTCTGGAAGTCGCCCGGCGCGAACCGGCGCGCATCACCTCCACTGATTTGGGGTTCATTCTTGGCCCGCGCCTGAATGCGGCGGGGCGTCTGGATGACATGAGCCTGGGCATCGAATGCCTGCTTTGCGACGATCCTGTGCTGGCACGAGAAATGGCCGTGCAGCTCGACGAGCTGAATCAGGACCGCAAGTCCATCGAGCAAGGCATGCAGCGTGAGGCGCTGGCCCAGCTCAAGGATCTGCCGCTGGAGTCCATGCCATTCGGCTTGTGCCTGTTCGATGCCGAGTGGCATCAGGGCGTGATCGGCATTCTGGCGTCGCGTCTCAAGGAACGTTACCACCGCCCGACCATCGCTTTCGCCAGCGCCGGGGAGGGCGTGCTCAAAGGCTCGGCCCGTTCGGTGCCGGGGTTTCATATCCGAGATGCTCTGGACGCTGTGGCGGCACGCCATCCGCAGATGATCAGCAAGTTCGGCGGCCACGCCATGGCTGCCGGCCTGTCGCTGCCGGAAGAAAACTACCCGGCCTTTGCCGACGCGTTCGATCTGGAAGTACGCCGGCAGCTCGACGAGCAGGATTTGACCGGGCGTCTGCTGTCGGATGGCTCGCTGGCCGTCGAAGAATTTCATCTTGAACTGGCCCGCGCGTTGCGCAACGCCGGTCCGTGGGGCCAGCATTTTCCTGAGCCGCTGTTTCATGGCGTGTTCCAGCTGGTCGAGCAACGTGTGGTGGGCGAGCGCCATTTGAAGATGGTACTCAAGACCGAATGCGGCAGCGTCAAACTGGATGGCATCGCCTTCAGCGTCGACCGCGACGTCTGGCCCAACCCCAACATCCGTTGGGTCGAGCTAGCGTACAAGCTTGATCTGAACGAGTTTCGCGGCAACGAAACCGTGCAGTTGATGGTGGTCCACCTCGCGCCACGCTGA
- a CDS encoding NADH:flavin oxidoreductase/NADH oxidase, whose translation MSLLLEPYTLRQLTLRNRIAVSPMCQYSSVDGLANDWHLVHLGSRAVGGAGLVISEAMAVTPDGRITPEDLGLWNDEQIEPLQRITRFINTQGAVAGIQLAHAGRKASTWRPWLGKHGSVPLTEGGWTPVGPSAIAFDPQHTAPLQLSETQIQELIKAFVDSARRALTAGFKVVEIHAAHGYLLHQFLSPLSNQRTDQYGGSFENRIRLTLQVTEAVRAVWPQELPLFVRVSATDWVEDGWNAEETVELARRLKALGTDLIDVSSGGTSANAEIPVGPGYQTRFAEQVRKEADIATGTVGMITDPAQAEHILRTGQADIILLARELLRDPYWPLRADEDLGGRQATWPAQYQRATHRDQPIHESDLRD comes from the coding sequence ATGAGTCTGCTGCTTGAACCCTACACACTGCGCCAATTGACCCTTCGCAATCGCATCGCCGTTTCGCCGATGTGCCAGTATTCCAGCGTCGACGGACTGGCCAACGACTGGCACCTTGTACACTTGGGCAGCCGCGCCGTCGGCGGTGCCGGGCTGGTCATCAGCGAAGCGATGGCGGTCACCCCGGACGGCCGCATCACGCCCGAAGACCTCGGCCTTTGGAACGACGAACAGATCGAGCCGCTGCAACGCATCACGCGCTTCATCAATACGCAAGGTGCAGTGGCGGGCATTCAACTGGCCCACGCCGGTCGCAAGGCCAGCACCTGGCGACCATGGCTGGGCAAGCATGGCAGTGTGCCTTTGACTGAAGGCGGCTGGACCCCGGTCGGGCCTTCGGCGATTGCTTTCGATCCGCAGCACACCGCACCGCTGCAACTCAGCGAAACGCAGATTCAGGAACTGATCAAGGCCTTCGTCGACTCCGCACGACGCGCATTGACCGCAGGTTTCAAAGTGGTCGAAATCCACGCTGCGCATGGTTACCTGCTGCATCAATTTCTGTCGCCATTGAGCAATCAGCGCACCGACCAGTACGGCGGATCGTTCGAAAACCGGATTCGCCTGACCCTGCAAGTGACCGAAGCGGTCCGTGCTGTATGGCCGCAAGAGCTGCCGCTGTTCGTTCGCGTATCGGCCACCGACTGGGTGGAAGACGGCTGGAATGCCGAGGAAACGGTCGAGTTGGCCCGGCGCCTGAAAGCATTAGGCACCGACCTGATCGATGTGTCCTCCGGTGGCACGTCAGCGAACGCGGAAATCCCGGTCGGCCCTGGCTATCAGACGCGTTTCGCCGAACAAGTGCGCAAAGAGGCGGATATTGCCACCGGTACGGTGGGCATGATCACCGATCCGGCGCAGGCAGAGCACATTCTGCGTACCGGTCAGGCCGATATCATTCTGCTCGCCCGCGAGCTGCTGCGTGATCCGTACTGGCCACTGCGTGCTGATGAAGATCTGGGCGGCCGCCAGGCGACCTGGCCTGCACAGTATCAACGAGCTACGCATCGGGACCAACCGATCCACGAGTCGGATTTGCGCGACTGA